A window of the Diospyros lotus cultivar Yz01 unplaced genomic scaffold, ASM1463336v1 superscaf1, whole genome shotgun sequence genome harbors these coding sequences:
- the LOC127793096 gene encoding transcription factor PRE3-like, whose product MSSRRSRSRQPGTSRITDDQIYELVSKLQELLPELRHRRSDKVSAARVLQETCNYIRGLHREVDDLSERLSELLQTTDSAQAALIRNLLTQ is encoded by the exons ATGTCTAGCCGAAGATCACGTTCAAGGCAACCAGGAACTTCAAGGATCACCGACGACCAGATCTACGAGCTCGTTTCCAAGTTGCAAGAGCTTCTCCCTGAGCTTCGTCACCGACGCTCTGACAAG GTTTCGGCTGCTAGGGTTTTACAGGAGACTTGCAATTACATCAGGGGCCTGCACAGGGAGGTTGACGATCTGAGCGAGCGCTTGTCGGAGCTGCTTCAAACTACGGACAGTGCTCAAGCCGCCTTGATCAGGAACTTGCTTACGCAATAG
- the LOC127793095 gene encoding vacuolar protein sorting-associated protein 29, with translation MVLVLALGDLHIPHRAPDLPAKFKSMLVPGKIQHIICTGNLCIKEVHDYLKTLCPDLHITRGEYDEDTRYPETKTLTIGQFKLGICHGHQVIPWGDLDSLAMLQRQLDVDILVSGHTHQFTAYKHEAGVVINPGSATGAHSSVTYDVNPSFVLMDIDGLRVVVYVYELIDGEVKVDKIDFKKTTTTSQAAH, from the exons ATGGTGTTGGTGTTGGCCTTGGGGGATCTTCACATACCCCACAGAGCGCCTGATCTGCCTGCAAAATTCAAGTCCATGCTTGTTCCAGGGAAGATCCAGCACATCATTTGCACTGGGAATCTATGTATCAAG GAGGTTCATGACTACTTGAAGACCCTTTGTCCTGACTTGCATATTACCCGTGGTGAATACGATGAAGACACACGTTACCCAGAGACCAAAACGCTGACAATTGGTCAATTCAAGCTTGGAATATGCCATGGTCATCAG GTTATTCCATGGGGGGACTTGGACTCACTGGCCATGCTTCAGAGGCAGCTGGATGTTGACATTCTTGTCTCAGGTCATACCCACCAGTTCACAGCCTACAAACACGAGGCAGGGGTTGTAATAAACCCAGGGTCGGCTACAGGTGCTCACAGCAGCGTAACCTATGATGTCAACCCCAGCTTTGTCCTCATGGACATAGATGGCCTCCGTGTTGTGGTTTATGTTTATGAACTCATTGATGGCGAGGTTAAGGTCGACAAGATTGACTTTAAGAAGACAACGACGACCTCTCAAGCCGCGCACTGA